From Luteolibacter sp. Y139, one genomic window encodes:
- a CDS encoding endonuclease/exonuclease/phosphatase family protein: MTLKALATAAAGLLALGVAEAKPLRVLTYNLRYITSGDKGDRAWTTRRDQAAELIKHDDADLVGIQEGLPQMMDDLADRLPGYVAIGVGREDGIDQGEYAAILVKADRFRIQESGTFWLSDTPEICNSCTWGNTVTRICTWAKLYDRETKKTFHYFNTHLDHASPEARQKGTELILSRIAARKATDPVILTGDFNAPESDPLHAAIKAAGFGDVWRSLNASTPPEESGTFNQFTGVKDGFRIDYIYTTPDMKGSESEIIRSSKNGVYPSDHFPVRATLEW; the protein is encoded by the coding sequence ATGACCTTGAAAGCCTTGGCAACCGCGGCCGCCGGACTCCTTGCACTCGGCGTCGCCGAAGCGAAGCCGCTGCGGGTGCTGACCTACAATCTCCGCTACATCACTTCCGGGGACAAAGGTGACCGCGCCTGGACCACTCGCCGCGACCAGGCCGCCGAGCTGATCAAGCACGACGATGCCGATCTCGTGGGCATTCAGGAAGGCCTGCCACAGATGATGGATGATCTGGCCGACCGGCTTCCCGGTTACGTTGCGATCGGTGTGGGCCGCGAGGACGGCATCGATCAGGGCGAGTATGCCGCCATCCTCGTGAAAGCCGACCGCTTCCGCATCCAGGAAAGCGGCACCTTCTGGCTCTCGGATACCCCGGAGATCTGCAACTCCTGTACCTGGGGGAATACCGTCACGCGCATCTGCACCTGGGCGAAGCTTTACGACCGCGAGACGAAGAAGACCTTCCACTACTTCAATACCCACCTCGACCACGCCTCGCCGGAAGCCCGGCAGAAAGGCACGGAGCTCATCCTCTCCCGAATCGCCGCCCGCAAGGCCACCGACCCTGTCATTCTAACAGGCGACTTCAACGCTCCCGAGAGCGATCCTCTTCACGCCGCGATCAAGGCCGCCGGCTTCGGCGATGTGTGGCGCTCTCTCAACGCCAGCACGCCGCCGGAGGAATCGGGAACCTTCAATCAGTTTACCGGGGTGAAGGACGGCTTCCGGATCGATTACATCTACACGACTCCCGATATGAAGGGATCGGAGTCGGAGATCATCCGCAGTTCGAAGAACGGCGTGTATCCGTCCGATCACTTCCCGGTGCGGGCGACGCTGGAATGGTGA
- a CDS encoding carbohydrate-binding family 9-like protein, producing MWHGRGVAGADHIGIVARSGLSPDVSMRFLLFLPLLAAADPLTYECRFSEAAPKVDGDLSDAAWEKVAWTSDFMDIRGKEQPAPRFRTRAKMLWTADGLHVAAEMVEPHVWGTLTEKNSIIFQDNDFEIFIDPDGDTLNYYEFEINTLGTIWELTLDKPYAKGGNAALGTNLPGLKSAVKINGTLNDPTDTDTGWSVEVFLPWKDLAKYTGKLPSPPNSGDTWRINFSRVEWIHSIKDGKYVRVPEHGTKIAEDNHPEDNWVWSPQGEIAMHIPERWGVLKFTK from the coding sequence ATGTGGCACGGACGTGGCGTGGCGGGTGCGGACCACATTGGGATTGTCGCCCGCTCCGGCCTTTCGCCAGATGTGAGCATGCGCTTCCTGCTCTTCCTCCCCCTCCTCGCCGCGGCGGATCCCCTCACCTACGAGTGCCGGTTTTCGGAAGCCGCGCCGAAGGTCGATGGCGATCTGTCAGACGCCGCTTGGGAAAAGGTCGCTTGGACCAGCGACTTCATGGACATCCGCGGCAAAGAGCAGCCCGCCCCGCGTTTCCGCACTCGCGCCAAAATGCTGTGGACCGCCGATGGGCTGCACGTCGCTGCCGAAATGGTGGAACCGCACGTCTGGGGCACGCTGACGGAGAAGAACTCGATCATTTTCCAAGACAACGACTTCGAGATCTTCATCGATCCCGATGGCGACACGCTCAACTACTACGAGTTCGAGATCAACACGCTCGGCACCATCTGGGAGCTCACGCTCGACAAGCCCTACGCGAAAGGCGGCAACGCCGCGCTCGGCACCAACCTCCCCGGTCTCAAAAGCGCCGTGAAGATCAACGGCACGCTGAACGACCCGACGGACACCGACACCGGCTGGTCCGTGGAAGTCTTCCTGCCGTGGAAGGACCTCGCGAAATACACCGGCAAGCTCCCTTCACCCCCGAACTCCGGCGACACGTGGCGGATCAATTTCTCCCGCGTCGAGTGGATCCACTCCATCAAGGACGGCAAGTATGTCCGCGTCCCCGAGCATGGTACGAAGATCGCCGAGGACAATCATCCAGAGGACAACTGGGTTTGGAGCCCACAGGGCGAGATCGCGATGCACATCCCGGAGAGGTGGGGTGTGCTGAAGTTCACGAAGTAG
- a CDS encoding C25 family cysteine peptidase: MRRFLPWVCLAFLSVTHAGERGTWLCVGPRELVEAAAPLCELRMSQGWRVERSQSPPAEAIAALDPKPAAVLILGDDSTAPVAAPWLTAAERRPYHGWLAKHPKEFVSDAAYGDLNRDGIPEIPVGRIPARSPADVDAVVKKIIAWEKRTPSPADLSVPVWAGDPGFGKIGEGMKLISLPFFMNRLREEAPLWASFWLLQSEPRSPFCGWPEDSATNFNQRISQGSLFSAMIGHGRTDSWWIMTLPTGSLRYRPEDARALVAPQPAAPHIVFACRCGAFADPKTRCLGEEMLFAPGGPVACIAASVDSHPLTNYYGSTSLLEDLNRDPSDTLGQLWVDSITRAHARHEVLKELLVSLLEPIVIGKRNPVEDLKADHLLIYNLLGDPATRLFMPRPLEAKVERLGSEWKWSVTKPTDLAPGQRLVIQHRPPLPGVYLGKPGSEPQAANMALEKANAALGFRTLKELNSTEAWNGEIAEPGTLRLCVTGGPALLVHAENLGMTK, from the coding sequence ATGCGCCGTTTCCTCCCGTGGGTCTGCCTGGCTTTCCTCTCGGTCACTCATGCCGGGGAGCGAGGCACTTGGCTTTGCGTCGGTCCGCGGGAACTCGTCGAGGCCGCCGCGCCGCTGTGCGAGCTGCGCATGTCCCAAGGCTGGCGAGTGGAGCGTTCCCAGTCGCCACCCGCGGAAGCCATCGCAGCGCTGGATCCGAAGCCGGCTGCCGTATTGATCCTCGGCGATGACAGCACCGCGCCCGTCGCTGCCCCTTGGCTCACTGCGGCGGAGCGCCGTCCCTATCATGGCTGGCTCGCCAAGCACCCGAAGGAATTCGTGAGTGATGCGGCCTACGGCGATCTCAATCGCGATGGCATTCCCGAGATCCCGGTCGGCCGGATTCCTGCGCGAAGCCCGGCAGACGTCGACGCCGTGGTGAAGAAGATCATCGCGTGGGAGAAGCGCACGCCTTCTCCGGCCGACCTGAGTGTCCCGGTGTGGGCGGGCGATCCCGGTTTCGGAAAGATCGGCGAGGGCATGAAGCTGATCTCGCTGCCTTTCTTCATGAACCGCTTGCGGGAGGAAGCGCCGCTGTGGGCGAGCTTCTGGCTGCTACAATCCGAGCCACGCAGCCCCTTCTGCGGCTGGCCGGAAGATAGCGCGACGAATTTCAACCAGCGCATCTCACAGGGCTCGCTGTTCAGCGCGATGATCGGCCATGGTCGCACGGATTCCTGGTGGATCATGACCTTGCCCACCGGCTCGCTGCGCTACCGGCCGGAAGACGCCCGCGCCTTGGTCGCGCCACAGCCCGCAGCGCCGCACATCGTCTTCGCCTGCCGCTGCGGTGCCTTTGCCGATCCCAAGACCCGCTGTCTGGGCGAGGAAATGCTCTTCGCTCCCGGTGGACCGGTGGCTTGCATCGCCGCTTCGGTCGATTCGCATCCACTCACGAACTACTACGGATCTACGAGTTTGCTCGAGGATCTGAACCGCGATCCTTCGGACACCCTGGGCCAACTCTGGGTGGACTCCATCACCCGCGCCCACGCCCGGCACGAGGTCCTGAAAGAACTTCTGGTCTCGCTCCTGGAACCCATCGTCATCGGCAAGCGCAACCCGGTGGAGGATCTCAAGGCCGATCACCTCTTGATTTATAACTTGCTCGGCGATCCGGCGACCCGGCTCTTCATGCCCCGGCCGCTGGAGGCAAAAGTCGAGCGCCTTGGGAGCGAATGGAAGTGGAGCGTCACCAAGCCAACGGACCTTGCGCCCGGGCAACGGCTGGTGATTCAGCACCGGCCGCCTCTTCCCGGCGTCTACCTCGGCAAGCCCGGGAGTGAACCTCAAGCAGCCAACATGGCGCTGGAGAAAGCGAATGCCGCGCTCGGCTTCCGAACCTTGAAGGAGTTGAATAGCACCGAGGCGTGGAATGGTGAGATTGCGGAGCCGGGGACCCTGCGGCTGTGCGTCACCGGCGGGCCCGCGCTGCTGGTGCATGCGGAGAACCTTGGGATGACGAAGTGA
- a CDS encoding ankyrin repeat domain-containing protein — MITEDEHRRYAELQQMALDAARQGDTEMLRPMLEAGMPVELKDSKGNTLLMLAAYHGNTEAVELLLEHQAEADARNDRGQTPLAGVAFKGHLSVARILLAAGANPLADQGGGKTPAVFAAMFGHPDMVTLLEKSSGPSARLKIPLGWLARLMAIPRAIFFYRSQRAFAAVP, encoded by the coding sequence ATGATCACCGAAGACGAACACCGCCGCTACGCCGAGCTCCAGCAGATGGCGCTCGATGCCGCCCGCCAGGGTGACACCGAAATGCTGCGCCCGATGCTTGAGGCCGGAATGCCCGTCGAACTCAAGGACAGCAAGGGCAACACCCTGCTCATGCTCGCCGCCTATCATGGCAATACGGAGGCCGTGGAGCTCTTGTTAGAACATCAGGCTGAAGCCGACGCCCGCAACGACCGCGGCCAAACCCCGCTCGCTGGTGTCGCCTTCAAAGGGCACCTCAGTGTTGCGCGCATCCTCCTCGCTGCCGGTGCCAATCCACTCGCCGACCAAGGCGGTGGCAAGACACCGGCCGTGTTCGCCGCCATGTTCGGTCACCCGGACATGGTCACGTTGCTTGAGAAGTCCTCGGGGCCGTCAGCGAGGCTCAAGATTCCACTTGGCTGGCTGGCTCGCCTCATGGCCATTCCCCGCGCGATCTTCTTCTACAGATCGCAGCGTGCGTTCGCCGCGGTTCCTTGA
- a CDS encoding catalase: MAKSQMTTTGGNPIADNQNSLSAGPRGPLLLQDYQLIEKLAHQNRERIPERVVHAKGSGAFGTLTITHDITKYTKAAIFSEVGKKTDMLLRFSTVAGERGAADAERDVRGWALKFYTEEGNWDLVGNNTPVFFVRDPLKFPDFIHTQKRHPRTNMRSATAMWDFWSLSPESLHQVTILMSDRGLPLSYRHTNGYGSHTYSLINATGERFWVKFHFKTRQGIKTMTNREGEQVIAKDRESSQKDLYEAIERGEFPQWDLQIQVMAEEDAEKCAFNPFDLTKVWPHADYPVIPVGVLELNRNPENYFQEIEQSAFSPSNIVPGISFSPDKMLQARIFSYADAHRYRVGTWYEALPVNRPKSAVNHYHLDGSMNAGYSTSSSAYYEPNSFNGPSESDRFAEPPLKISGDADRWNHREGNDDYTQPGNLFRLMNPSQQQALFSNIAEAMQGVPQEIIDRQLAHFDKADPAYGAGVRAALKAHTDGVTNSISVQEEPQAEPASV; encoded by the coding sequence ATGGCGAAATCCCAGATGACGACCACCGGCGGCAACCCGATCGCCGACAACCAGAACTCCCTGTCTGCCGGACCACGTGGGCCGCTGTTGCTGCAGGACTATCAGCTCATCGAAAAGCTCGCCCATCAGAACCGTGAACGCATCCCCGAGCGTGTGGTGCATGCCAAGGGCTCCGGCGCCTTCGGCACGCTGACGATCACCCACGACATCACGAAATACACCAAGGCCGCGATCTTCTCCGAAGTCGGCAAGAAGACGGACATGTTGCTCCGCTTCTCCACCGTCGCCGGTGAACGCGGCGCTGCCGATGCCGAGCGCGATGTGCGCGGCTGGGCGCTCAAGTTCTACACCGAGGAAGGCAACTGGGATCTGGTCGGAAACAACACGCCGGTCTTCTTCGTGCGCGATCCGCTCAAGTTCCCCGACTTCATCCACACGCAGAAGCGCCACCCGCGCACTAACATGCGCAGCGCCACCGCCATGTGGGACTTCTGGTCGCTCTCGCCGGAGTCGCTGCACCAAGTGACCATTCTGATGTCCGACCGCGGCCTGCCACTGAGCTATCGCCACACGAATGGCTATGGCTCGCACACCTACTCGCTCATCAATGCCACTGGTGAACGCTTCTGGGTGAAGTTCCACTTCAAGACCCGCCAGGGCATCAAGACCATGACCAACCGCGAGGGCGAGCAGGTCATCGCGAAGGACCGCGAGTCCTCGCAGAAAGATCTCTACGAAGCCATCGAGCGCGGTGAGTTCCCGCAGTGGGACTTGCAGATCCAGGTGATGGCCGAGGAGGATGCGGAAAAGTGCGCCTTCAATCCCTTCGACCTCACCAAGGTCTGGCCGCACGCGGACTATCCGGTGATCCCGGTGGGCGTGCTTGAGTTGAACCGCAACCCGGAGAACTACTTCCAGGAGATCGAGCAATCAGCCTTTTCTCCCTCGAACATCGTGCCTGGCATCAGCTTCTCGCCGGACAAGATGCTGCAAGCCCGCATCTTCTCCTACGCCGATGCGCACCGCTATCGCGTGGGAACCTGGTATGAGGCGCTGCCGGTGAACCGGCCGAAGAGCGCGGTGAATCACTATCACCTCGATGGATCGATGAATGCCGGCTACAGCACGTCATCGAGTGCCTACTATGAACCTAATAGTTTCAATGGCCCCTCCGAGAGCGACCGCTTCGCCGAGCCGCCGCTGAAGATCTCCGGCGACGCCGACCGCTGGAATCATCGTGAGGGCAACGACGACTACACGCAGCCGGGCAACCTGTTCCGCCTGATGAACCCGTCGCAGCAACAGGCGCTGTTTAGCAACATCGCGGAGGCGATGCAGGGTGTGCCGCAGGAAATCATCGACCGCCAGCTCGCTCACTTCGACAAGGCGGATCCCGCCTACGGCGCTGGCGTCCGCGCCGCATTGAAGGCCCACACGGACGGCGTCACCAATAGCATCTCCGTTCAAGAAGAGCCGCAGGCCGAACCTGCCAGCGTCTAA
- a CDS encoding LysR family transcriptional regulator — protein sequence MVWGQVAKQMLADREPFEKSLVENAPIQISYSWVELRQLELLVSVIESGSLTAAAAKCHLSQPAISQQIQALEEEIGEPLLIRRARGVEPTVAGRTVLEHAQRLLAERDRLRDAFADRRELRHGRVSFGIIPTIAPYLLPQWLGPFRERFPGIAIAISESRTNELITQLVEGRIEFAVLSDVPEHDRQKWSLQVRELFREPLLLAAPTQHPLAERRAAPTPADLKPSELIHLKGGHCLADRTLRLCKIREPDPGLQCDQLGTALSMVAAGLGVTVIPKLATRNQALDGITLRPFAGKGLHRVIALMKRRGSKDSPAATELLKMLSP from the coding sequence ATGGTATGGGGTCAGGTTGCGAAGCAGATGCTGGCGGATCGCGAGCCATTTGAGAAATCGCTGGTTGAAAACGCACCTATTCAAATCTCTTATAGCTGGGTGGAACTTCGCCAGCTCGAGCTTCTGGTCAGCGTCATCGAATCCGGCTCACTGACGGCCGCCGCCGCCAAGTGCCATCTTTCCCAGCCGGCGATCAGCCAGCAGATCCAAGCGCTGGAGGAGGAAATCGGCGAACCGCTACTCATCCGGCGTGCCCGCGGCGTGGAGCCTACCGTGGCCGGCCGCACGGTGTTGGAACACGCGCAGCGGCTGCTCGCCGAGCGCGACAGGCTGCGCGATGCCTTCGCGGACCGGCGGGAACTCCGGCATGGTCGCGTTTCGTTCGGCATCATTCCAACGATCGCTCCTTACCTGTTGCCGCAATGGCTCGGCCCCTTCCGTGAGCGCTTCCCGGGCATCGCCATCGCGATTTCCGAATCGCGCACCAATGAACTGATCACGCAACTCGTGGAGGGTCGCATTGAATTTGCCGTGCTCAGCGATGTGCCAGAGCACGATCGCCAAAAGTGGTCACTACAAGTGCGCGAGCTGTTCCGCGAGCCGCTGCTGCTGGCCGCACCCACCCAGCATCCTCTCGCAGAACGCAGAGCCGCTCCCACACCCGCGGACTTGAAGCCAAGCGAACTGATCCACTTGAAAGGTGGCCACTGCCTTGCCGACCGCACCCTGCGCCTCTGCAAGATCCGCGAACCCGATCCCGGACTTCAATGCGACCAGCTAGGCACGGCACTGTCGATGGTCGCCGCTGGCCTCGGCGTCACCGTGATCCCAAAGCTAGCCACACGCAACCAAGCCCTGGATGGCATCACGCTGCGTCCCTTCGCCGGCAAAGGCCTGCACCGCGTGATCGCGCTGATGAAACGGCGCGGCAGTAAGGACAGCCCGGCGGCTACCGAGCTGCTCAAGATGCTGTCGCCGTGA